Proteins encoded together in one Bradyrhizobium sp. CB82 window:
- a CDS encoding AAA family ATPase produces MRGRNRDIRLPAPYLRRVWLDRSLVPDWEAYPYCLPIFNEEFDLSFDTAITIIVGENGTGKSTILEGIAAVAGYDDAGGGKGYRAVDHSNAMEIMGGELSVALRAGWLPKITNGWFFRAETFFSVARYLDEVSTEPPDFLSYSHGEGFLRFFEERCQRQGIFIFDEPESALSPARQIEFLKLLRRMEDSRICQVIMATHAPMLMAYPNATLLRLTKAGLAPATLRETDHFKVMREFCDDPAGFIDAALQDE; encoded by the coding sequence ATGCGTGGACGGAATCGCGATATAAGGCTGCCCGCGCCCTACCTCAGGCGCGTCTGGCTGGACCGCTCGCTGGTGCCGGATTGGGAAGCCTATCCTTACTGCTTGCCGATTTTCAACGAAGAGTTCGATCTCAGCTTCGACACCGCGATCACCATCATCGTCGGCGAGAACGGCACCGGCAAGTCGACGATCTTGGAGGGCATTGCGGCGGTTGCCGGCTATGACGATGCGGGCGGAGGCAAGGGCTATCGCGCTGTCGATCATTCCAACGCGATGGAAATCATGGGCGGCGAATTGTCGGTCGCGCTTCGCGCCGGCTGGTTGCCGAAGATCACCAACGGCTGGTTCTTTCGCGCAGAGACGTTCTTTTCCGTTGCACGATATCTCGACGAGGTCTCGACCGAGCCTCCCGATTTTCTGTCCTATTCCCACGGTGAAGGCTTTCTGCGCTTCTTCGAAGAGCGCTGCCAGCGCCAGGGCATCTTCATTTTCGACGAGCCGGAGTCGGCACTCTCGCCGGCACGGCAGATCGAATTCCTGAAGCTGCTGCGGCGCATGGAGGACTCCCGCATCTGCCAGGTCATCATGGCTACGCACGCGCCGATGCTGATGGCCTATCCCAATGCGACCCTGTTGCGACTGACCAAAGCCGGACTGGCGCCGGCAACGTTGCGGGAGACGGACCATTTCAAGGTGATGCGCGAGTTCTGCGACGATCCGGCCGGATTCATCGACGCAGCGCTCCAGGACGAGTAG
- a CDS encoding DUF296 domain-containing protein, with the protein MRSIKQPGEPVAERIQWVEARGRAFAFRLEAGMPLLEAARRGFAAEGFSGGVLNFGHGALGPFAYVMPALSKTGENAAFYSETFRPQDVTRLRLGSLTLGRRDGASYFHCHGLWTEADGRANGGHMLPEETVVAESFEVAAFGIDGAMFTAEPDPETNFKLFGPLNSRATGARTTARAFALRLRPNQDFAGALEGFCRGHGIRHAKIHGGVGSTIGARFTHGGVTEPFATELAVTTGTIASGRSGALEAELDVALVDYTGGLAEGRLVRGDNPVLMTMELVLEVLD; encoded by the coding sequence ATGCGGAGCATCAAGCAGCCGGGCGAACCGGTCGCGGAGCGTATCCAGTGGGTGGAGGCGAGGGGGCGGGCCTTCGCGTTCAGGCTCGAGGCCGGCATGCCGTTGCTTGAAGCCGCGCGCCGCGGCTTTGCGGCGGAGGGCTTTTCCGGCGGCGTGCTCAATTTCGGGCACGGCGCGCTCGGCCCGTTCGCTTACGTGATGCCGGCGCTGTCGAAGACCGGCGAAAACGCCGCGTTCTACAGCGAGACCTTTCGTCCCCAGGATGTGACGCGCTTGCGGCTCGGCAGCCTGACGCTGGGCAGGCGCGACGGCGCGTCGTATTTTCACTGCCATGGGCTCTGGACCGAGGCGGACGGTCGCGCCAACGGCGGCCACATGCTGCCGGAGGAGACTGTCGTCGCCGAATCGTTCGAGGTCGCAGCGTTCGGCATCGACGGCGCGATGTTCACGGCGGAGCCTGACCCTGAGACCAACTTCAAGCTGTTCGGACCGCTGAACTCGCGCGCGACCGGCGCACGCACGACTGCCCGCGCCTTCGCATTGCGGCTGCGGCCAAACCAGGACTTCGCAGGGGCGCTCGAAGGCTTCTGCCGTGGGCACGGGATCAGGCATGCGAAGATCCATGGCGGCGTCGGCTCGACCATCGGCGCGCGCTTCACCCATGGCGGCGTGACCGAGCCCTTTGCGACCGAGCTGGCTGTGACGACCGGTACAATCGCGTCGGGACGCTCCGGTGCGCTGGAGGCGGAGCTCGATGTTGCCCTGGTCGACTACACCGGCGGCCTCGCCGAGGGCCGCCTGGTCCGCGGCGACAATCCCGTGCTGATGACCATGGAACTGGTGCTGGAAGTGCTGGACTAG
- a CDS encoding acyl-CoA synthetase codes for MQPLRMSRRVMNLAYMLTQNARRHGSRPGFVWGERSWTWREIDAQVSALAAALATRGINKGDRILVHSKNGDEMFFSMFAAFRLGAIWVPTNFRLMPDEVAYLAQASGAKGFLCHGDFPEHAAAVTGSALEFTWRIGDGAFGETMVAEAINKHAGADVENVAVEHDDPCWFFFTSGTTGRSKAAVLTHGQMGFVVTNHLADLTPGTTEADASLVVAPLSHGAGVHQLMQTARGARTVLLPTEKFDIGEAFRLIETHRVSNLFTVPTILKMMVEHPAVDKFDHSSLRHVIYAGAPMYREDQKTALNKLGKVIVQYFGLGEVTGNITVLPAALHDIEDGSHAKIGTCGFERTGMQVSIQDDEGRELGANQSGEICVIGPAVFAGYYDNPEANAKAFRNGWFRTGDLGHMDEEGFVYITGRASDMYISGGSNIYPREIEEKILTHPAVGEVAVLGVPDPTWGEVGVAVCVAREGAKPVSEAEMAAFLGPKMPRYKMPKRFFFWEALPKSGYGKIPKRMVRDELEARGLLDLDNKQAG; via the coding sequence ATGCAGCCATTGCGGATGTCGCGCCGCGTCATGAACCTGGCTTACATGCTGACGCAGAATGCGCGGCGGCACGGGTCGCGGCCTGGTTTCGTGTGGGGCGAGAGATCCTGGACCTGGCGCGAGATCGATGCGCAGGTGTCCGCGCTCGCCGCTGCGCTCGCCACGCGCGGCATCAACAAAGGCGACCGCATCCTCGTCCATTCCAAGAATGGCGACGAGATGTTCTTTTCAATGTTCGCCGCGTTCCGGCTCGGCGCGATCTGGGTGCCCACGAACTTCCGCCTGATGCCGGACGAGGTCGCCTATCTCGCGCAGGCCTCGGGCGCAAAGGGATTCCTGTGCCACGGCGATTTTCCGGAGCATGCTGCGGCCGTGACCGGCAGCGCGCTGGAGTTCACCTGGCGCATTGGTGATGGCGCGTTCGGTGAGACGATGGTTGCGGAGGCGATCAACAAGCATGCCGGCGCTGATGTCGAGAACGTCGCCGTCGAGCATGACGATCCCTGCTGGTTCTTCTTCACCTCCGGCACCACCGGCCGTTCCAAGGCGGCCGTGCTCACGCATGGCCAGATGGGTTTTGTGGTCACCAATCACCTTGCCGATCTGACCCCCGGCACCACCGAAGCGGACGCATCGCTCGTGGTGGCGCCGCTGTCGCATGGCGCGGGCGTGCATCAGCTGATGCAGACGGCGCGCGGCGCGCGCACCGTGCTGCTGCCGACGGAGAAATTCGATATCGGCGAGGCGTTCCGCCTGATCGAGACGCATCGCGTCAGCAATCTCTTCACCGTGCCGACGATCCTCAAGATGATGGTCGAGCATCCCGCGGTCGACAAATTCGACCATTCCTCGCTGCGCCACGTGATCTACGCCGGCGCGCCGATGTATCGCGAGGATCAGAAGACCGCGCTGAACAAGCTCGGCAAGGTCATCGTGCAGTACTTTGGTCTCGGCGAGGTCACCGGCAACATCACGGTGTTGCCGGCGGCGCTGCACGATATCGAGGACGGTTCGCATGCCAAGATCGGCACCTGCGGCTTCGAGCGCACGGGCATGCAGGTTTCGATCCAGGACGACGAGGGCCGCGAACTCGGGGCCAATCAGAGCGGCGAGATCTGCGTGATCGGTCCTGCGGTGTTCGCCGGCTATTACGACAACCCCGAGGCCAACGCGAAGGCGTTTCGCAACGGCTGGTTCCGCACCGGCGATCTCGGCCACATGGACGAGGAGGGGTTCGTCTACATCACGGGACGTGCCTCCGACATGTACATCTCCGGCGGCTCCAACATCTATCCGCGCGAGATCGAGGAGAAGATCTTGACGCATCCCGCAGTCGGCGAGGTGGCCGTCCTCGGCGTGCCCGATCCGACCTGGGGCGAAGTCGGCGTTGCCGTCTGCGTCGCGCGCGAAGGTGCCAAGCCCGTGAGCGAGGCGGAGATGGCCGCGTTCCTCGGTCCAAAGATGCCGCGCTACAAGATGCCGAAACGCTTCTTCTTCTGGGAGGCGCTGCCGAAGTCGGGCTATGGCAAGATCCCCAAGCGGATGGTGCGCGACGAGCTCGAGGCGCGCGGCTTGCTCGATCTCGACAACAAGCAGGCGGGCTGA